A window of the Virgibacillus pantothenticus genome harbors these coding sequences:
- a CDS encoding CHY zinc finger protein, translating to MVHIYGQVVDQETRCVHYHSPKDIIAIKFKCCQKYYPCYQCHQQAESHHIEVWPKDQFNQKAILCGVCKTGFTIDQYLHINQCTDCGSVFNDGCRLHHHLYFKGAYKTRCLWITK from the coding sequence ATGGTTCATATTTATGGGCAAGTGGTAGATCAAGAGACCCGATGTGTGCATTATCATTCACCAAAAGATATTATTGCTATAAAGTTTAAGTGTTGCCAAAAGTACTATCCTTGCTATCAATGTCATCAACAAGCCGAAAGTCATCACATAGAGGTTTGGCCAAAAGATCAATTTAACCAGAAAGCTATTTTATGTGGTGTCTGTAAAACGGGATTTACGATTGACCAGTACTTACATATAAATCAGTGTACGGATTGCGGTTCTGTATTCAATGATGGGTGCAGGCTGCATCATCATCTTTATTTTAAAGGAGCCTATAAAACTAGGTGCTTGTGGATAACGAAATAA
- the rplK gene encoding 50S ribosomal protein L11: protein MKHVTKMIKLELEAGEANPAKVGKDLAPTGINLLQFCKAYNEQTKGKSGEIIPAEIIIYEDRTFSIQLKTPPAAFLLKKYATITKGANTTGHQQVGVITQAQLKKIAEIKLPDLNTTRIESAMKMIAGTAKSMGIRIEEK, encoded by the coding sequence ATGAAGCATGTAACTAAAATGATTAAACTTGAATTAGAAGCAGGTGAAGCGAACCCAGCAAAGGTTGGAAAGGATTTGGCTCCAACGGGAATTAATCTTTTACAATTTTGCAAAGCATATAATGAACAGACCAAAGGTAAATCGGGAGAAATCATTCCAGCTGAAATAATTATCTATGAAGATCGCACATTTTCTATCCAATTAAAAACACCACCGGCTGCTTTCCTATTGAAAAAGTACGCTACTATCACTAAAGGCGCTAATACAACTGGTCATCAACAAGTTGGCGTTATCACACAAGCTCAACTAAAGAAAATTGCTGAGATTAAATTACCTGATTTAAACACAACCCGTATAGAAAGTGCCATGAAGATGATAGCAGGAACAGCTAAGAGCATGGGAATTCGCATAGAAGAAAAATAA